In Halobacteriovorax marinus SJ, the following proteins share a genomic window:
- the sucC gene encoding ADP-forming succinate--CoA ligase subunit beta — protein sequence MNVHEYQAKELMKKFGIKVLGGQVAKSVDEAVEGAKKLGGNVWVVKAQIHAGGRGKAGGVKLAKNLDEVKAHADDILGKTLVTHQTGPEGKKVLTLLVEEGCEIEHEYYAGIVLDRATGKITFMASSEGGVEIEKVAEETPEKIIKVAVDPAAGFTPFIGRKLAYGIGIKDKDLVKEATKFFKGLYDLYVDTDCTIAEINPLVKTKQGEIIALDAKLNFDDNALFRHPEIEEMRDPTEESAEELDAAKYGLSYISLDGNIGCLVNGAGLAMGTMDIIKLHGGEPANFLDVGGGATKETVEKAFSIILSDSNVKAILVNIFGGIMKCDIIAEGVVAAAKSLGVTVPLVVRLEGTNVALGKKILNESDLTIIAADDLADAAAKVVEATKGDA from the coding sequence ATGAATGTACATGAGTACCAGGCCAAAGAACTAATGAAGAAATTTGGTATTAAAGTTCTTGGTGGTCAGGTAGCTAAGTCCGTCGACGAAGCCGTTGAAGGAGCCAAGAAGCTTGGTGGAAATGTTTGGGTTGTTAAAGCTCAGATCCATGCTGGTGGTAGAGGTAAAGCTGGCGGAGTAAAACTTGCAAAGAACTTAGATGAAGTTAAAGCACACGCTGACGACATTTTAGGTAAAACACTAGTTACTCATCAAACAGGACCAGAAGGTAAGAAAGTTCTTACTCTTTTAGTTGAAGAAGGTTGTGAGATTGAGCACGAGTACTACGCAGGTATCGTATTAGATAGAGCAACAGGAAAGATCACTTTCATGGCATCTAGTGAAGGTGGTGTTGAAATTGAAAAAGTTGCAGAAGAAACTCCTGAGAAAATCATAAAGGTAGCCGTTGATCCAGCTGCTGGCTTCACTCCATTTATTGGAAGAAAGCTTGCTTACGGTATCGGTATTAAAGATAAGGATCTTGTTAAAGAAGCAACGAAATTCTTTAAAGGTCTTTACGATCTCTACGTAGACACTGATTGTACTATTGCAGAGATCAACCCTTTAGTTAAAACTAAGCAAGGTGAAATTATTGCACTAGATGCAAAATTAAACTTTGATGACAACGCTCTCTTTAGACATCCTGAAATTGAAGAAATGAGAGATCCAACAGAAGAGTCGGCTGAAGAGCTAGACGCAGCTAAGTATGGTCTTTCTTATATTTCACTTGATGGAAATATTGGTTGTCTCGTAAATGGTGCCGGTCTTGCGATGGGTACTATGGATATTATTAAGCTTCACGGTGGTGAGCCAGCTAACTTCTTAGACGTTGGTGGTGGAGCTACTAAAGAGACAGTTGAGAAAGCATTCTCAATTATTCTTTCAGACTCAAACGTTAAGGCCATCCTAGTAAATATCTTTGGTGGAATTATGAAGTGTGACATCATCGCCGAAGGTGTTGTTGCTGCTGCTAAGTCTCTTGGTGTAACAGTTCCTCTAGTTGTAAGACTTGAGGGAACAAACGTTGCTCTTGGGAAGAAAATTCTTAACGAATCCGATTTAACTATTATTGCTGCTGACGACCTTGCAGATGCTGCTGCTAAAGTTGTTGAAGCAACAAAAGGGGATGCGTAA
- a CDS encoding succinate dehydrogenase cytochrome b subunit, with translation MASSMLKYATSSVVKKQVMGITGLLLCGFLVSHLAGNCLMYLGPEAFNTYAHTLITNPFIYVAEAILATIFLTHIGLAAKLTFENNKARPQKYYVKQKTGRGATFASSTMPYTGLIILIFLILHLIQFKFGPVYTITHGGVEMRDIYKTVVDYFQSPLAVIWYIFCMIALGIHVSHGFWSAFQSIGFWHPKYTCLLKCLSKIFAVVVTIGYSALPIFCYLQGGN, from the coding sequence ATGGCTTCATCAATGCTAAAGTATGCGACATCTTCTGTCGTAAAAAAACAAGTCATGGGCATTACTGGTCTACTCTTGTGCGGCTTCCTTGTCTCACACCTTGCCGGTAACTGCTTAATGTACTTAGGACCTGAAGCGTTTAATACATACGCTCACACACTCATCACCAATCCATTCATCTATGTGGCAGAAGCAATTCTTGCAACGATCTTCTTAACTCACATTGGATTGGCCGCAAAATTAACTTTTGAAAATAATAAAGCAAGACCACAGAAGTACTATGTAAAGCAAAAGACGGGAAGAGGAGCGACATTTGCTTCTTCAACTATGCCTTATACAGGTCTTATCATTCTTATCTTTCTTATCCTTCACCTAATCCAATTTAAATTTGGACCAGTTTATACAATTACTCATGGTGGTGTTGAAATGAGAGATATCTACAAGACTGTTGTAGATTACTTTCAAAGTCCACTTGCAGTTATCTGGTACATCTTCTGTATGATTGCACTTGGTATTCACGTAAGTCACGGATTTTGGTCAGCATTTCAATCAATCGGATTCTGGCATCCAAAATACACTTGCCTCTTAAAGTGCCTTTCAAAAATCTTTGCAGTTGTCGTTACTATTGGTTACTCGGCACTACCAATCTTCTGCTACCTACAGGGAGGAAATTAA
- a CDS encoding DUF4339 domain-containing protein, protein MEKTWFIFQSDHHLGPFTTDEILQMLQNGRIDEEVPLWKEGEEDWRPLGEFEQFLPKTEEVLEDSSFPEIPDLSDIPAVPEVLEDLEVLDEPDLEAPEVFEKEASLESAELPDLPEVPFAPAEEIVEVEIVETVDETTEEELPSIPALPDLPEAPEHPEYIEEDLDEMPSLPVDEEASEPVEEFVAEAIEEVSSETLVEVQEVVESERQIEDEEIGDLEEVDEVEDEEDVWAQIDEQTSKVAPNYKFIAACVACFTIFILSMFLIYQSTRSSINLDDFSPLVIDKVEEIRKKPFKENVFAEIFMSKNSKDLMLATNIKHNAKIYLTLTSVQKRVVSEEQVVASAQASLVGGVAKFSKIKIVKGSRFASGEYYVQLLAIPVGVEHRAYKYLYSKFEFNFFKPSEQLRYRGKSLIYPGTLEDFEKELVEFKDQTRSLKAKPLKHLIEGYKTFSTLSSKIYKIYEDVLTSIRRGKEIESFEILYSKNVGPVLQGLILETHKLSKEYEISNPEIFNKYSELLEQGKRIGEMASDMVTMTKKIKRLRKNNRNRLMKLFIKRSLFLQETSKTKLSELEKELNSYK, encoded by the coding sequence ATGGAAAAGACGTGGTTTATCTTTCAGTCCGACCATCACCTAGGTCCATTTACAACAGATGAAATATTGCAAATGTTGCAAAATGGTCGAATTGATGAAGAAGTTCCCCTATGGAAAGAGGGGGAGGAAGACTGGCGCCCTCTTGGTGAATTTGAACAATTTCTTCCTAAGACTGAAGAAGTGCTAGAAGATTCGTCTTTTCCTGAGATTCCAGACCTTTCCGATATTCCTGCTGTCCCAGAAGTCCTTGAAGATCTTGAAGTCCTTGACGAACCTGACTTGGAAGCGCCAGAGGTATTCGAGAAAGAGGCCTCGTTAGAATCAGCTGAGCTTCCAGATTTACCGGAAGTTCCATTTGCTCCAGCAGAAGAGATCGTAGAAGTAGAGATAGTAGAAACTGTCGACGAAACTACTGAAGAAGAGCTCCCTTCAATCCCTGCGCTACCTGATCTTCCTGAAGCTCCAGAGCATCCAGAATATATTGAAGAAGACCTAGATGAAATGCCCTCTCTTCCAGTGGATGAGGAGGCTAGTGAGCCTGTCGAAGAATTTGTCGCTGAGGCCATTGAAGAGGTCTCTTCTGAAACTTTAGTTGAAGTTCAAGAAGTTGTTGAGAGTGAGCGGCAGATTGAAGATGAAGAGATTGGTGACCTTGAAGAAGTTGACGAAGTTGAGGATGAAGAAGATGTTTGGGCCCAGATAGATGAGCAAACCAGTAAAGTGGCACCAAATTATAAATTCATCGCCGCATGTGTCGCTTGTTTTACAATTTTTATTCTATCTATGTTCCTTATCTATCAGAGTACAAGATCATCAATTAATTTAGATGACTTCTCACCACTTGTTATAGATAAAGTTGAAGAGATTAGAAAAAAGCCTTTTAAAGAAAATGTCTTTGCAGAAATCTTTATGTCTAAGAATTCAAAAGATTTAATGTTGGCCACTAATATTAAGCATAATGCTAAGATTTATCTGACTTTAACTTCTGTTCAAAAGCGAGTTGTTTCTGAAGAGCAAGTAGTTGCGTCTGCCCAGGCATCTCTTGTAGGGGGAGTGGCAAAATTTTCTAAGATTAAAATTGTAAAAGGAAGTCGTTTCGCTTCTGGAGAGTATTACGTTCAGCTCTTGGCCATTCCGGTAGGTGTGGAGCATAGGGCCTATAAATACCTTTACTCTAAATTTGAGTTTAACTTCTTTAAACCCTCTGAACAATTAAGGTATAGGGGGAAGAGCTTAATTTATCCTGGGACATTAGAGGACTTTGAAAAAGAGCTCGTCGAGTTTAAAGATCAAACGAGAAGTCTTAAGGCTAAACCTCTTAAGCATTTAATAGAAGGATATAAGACCTTCTCAACTCTCTCTTCAAAGATTTATAAAATCTATGAAGATGTTCTTACGTCTATTAGAAGAGGAAAGGAAATAGAGTCTTTTGAAATTCTATACAGTAAGAATGTAGGGCCTGTTTTACAGGGTCTTATATTAGAGACACATAAACTTTCTAAAGAGTATGAAATTTCCAATCCTGAAATTTTCAATAAGTATAGTGAGCTATTAGAGCAAGGTAAGAGAATAGGTGAGATGGCCTCTGATATGGTGACTATGACAAAGAAGATAAAGCGCCTTAGAAAGAATAATAGAAATCGTTTAATGAAATTATTTATTAAGCGCTCTCTCTTTTTACAAGAAACCTCTAAGACAAAGTTAAGTGAGCTAGAGAAAGAGCTTAATAGTTATAAGTAA
- a CDS encoding fumarate reductase/succinate dehydrogenase flavoprotein subunit, with the protein MTDIKKLDGKVPKGKLQEKWDQHRFNMKLVNPANKRKYKVIVVGTGLAGASAAATLSELGYEVSTFCIQDSPRRAHSIAAQGGVNAAKNYPNDGDSIWRLFYDTIKGGDYRAREANVYRLAQVANNIIDQCAAQGVPFAREYGGTLSNRSFGGAQVSRTFYARGQTGQQLLLGAYSALMKEVGKGKVKSYTRREMVELVIVNGKARGIITRNVITGEYEKFSADAVLLCTGGYGNTYFLSSNAMASNGSAAWKAYKKGAMFANPCYTQIHPTCIPQHGDFQSKLTLMSESLRNDGRVWVPKDKNETRKPNDIPEEERDYYLEEKYPSFGNLVPRDVAARNAKQQADMGKGVGSTKVAVYLDFADAIKREGIDTIKARYGNLFDMYERITDENPYEVPMRIFPAVHYTMGGLWVDYNLMTTVPGCFALGEANFSDHGANRLGASALMQGLADGYFVIPYTLGNYLASEGLINEKVDDSAPEFDEAMKISKERFDKLLAINGTKSVDTFHKELGVVMWDHVGMARTAEGLKTAISKIQAIRADFWKNVKVTGSADGINIELEKANRVADFLELGELMARDALTREESCGGHFREEYQTDENEAKRIDDKYCHVAAWEFTGDDKEPIRNIEELEFENVALTQRSYK; encoded by the coding sequence ATGACTGATATCAAGAAACTCGACGGTAAAGTTCCAAAGGGAAAACTTCAAGAGAAATGGGATCAACACCGCTTCAATATGAAGCTTGTAAACCCTGCTAATAAGAGAAAGTATAAAGTTATAGTTGTTGGTACAGGCCTTGCCGGTGCTTCTGCAGCTGCGACACTTTCAGAACTAGGTTACGAAGTAAGTACTTTCTGTATTCAAGATTCGCCTAGAAGAGCGCACTCTATTGCTGCTCAAGGTGGTGTGAACGCGGCTAAGAATTATCCAAATGACGGCGACTCAATCTGGCGTCTCTTCTACGATACAATTAAAGGTGGAGACTACAGAGCGAGAGAGGCCAATGTTTATAGACTAGCTCAAGTGGCCAATAATATTATTGACCAATGTGCTGCTCAAGGTGTTCCTTTTGCACGTGAGTACGGTGGTACTCTTTCAAATAGATCTTTCGGTGGAGCGCAGGTTTCTAGAACTTTCTATGCTAGAGGACAAACCGGACAACAACTTCTTCTTGGTGCCTACTCTGCTCTAATGAAGGAAGTTGGAAAAGGAAAAGTAAAGTCTTATACAAGAAGAGAGATGGTTGAACTTGTTATTGTTAACGGTAAGGCCAGAGGAATTATCACTAGAAATGTTATCACTGGTGAGTATGAGAAGTTCTCAGCAGACGCTGTTCTTCTTTGTACTGGTGGTTATGGAAATACATACTTCCTATCTTCAAATGCAATGGCATCAAATGGTTCAGCTGCTTGGAAAGCTTATAAGAAAGGTGCAATGTTCGCGAACCCTTGTTACACACAAATTCACCCTACTTGTATTCCACAACACGGAGACTTCCAATCTAAGCTAACACTCATGTCAGAGTCCCTTAGAAATGATGGTAGAGTTTGGGTTCCAAAAGATAAGAACGAAACAAGAAAGCCAAATGATATTCCAGAGGAAGAGAGAGATTACTACCTAGAAGAGAAGTATCCTTCATTTGGTAACCTCGTCCCTAGAGACGTTGCCGCTAGAAATGCTAAGCAACAAGCGGATATGGGTAAAGGTGTTGGTTCAACGAAAGTTGCCGTCTACCTAGACTTTGCCGACGCCATAAAAAGAGAAGGTATCGACACTATTAAGGCCCGTTATGGGAACCTCTTTGATATGTATGAGAGAATTACTGACGAGAACCCTTATGAAGTGCCAATGAGAATCTTCCCAGCTGTTCACTATACAATGGGTGGACTATGGGTTGACTACAATCTTATGACGACAGTTCCAGGATGTTTTGCCCTTGGTGAAGCAAACTTCTCTGATCACGGAGCCAATAGACTTGGAGCTTCAGCTCTTATGCAAGGTCTTGCCGATGGTTACTTTGTTATTCCTTATACTCTAGGAAATTACCTAGCAAGTGAAGGGCTTATTAATGAGAAAGTAGATGACTCTGCTCCAGAATTTGATGAAGCAATGAAAATATCAAAAGAGAGATTTGATAAATTACTTGCTATCAATGGGACAAAGTCTGTAGATACTTTCCACAAAGAGCTTGGTGTTGTTATGTGGGATCACGTAGGTATGGCAAGAACAGCTGAAGGGCTTAAGACTGCCATATCTAAGATTCAAGCGATTAGGGCTGACTTCTGGAAAAATGTTAAAGTTACAGGTTCTGCTGACGGAATTAATATTGAGCTTGAAAAGGCCAATAGAGTTGCCGACTTCCTAGAGCTTGGTGAACTGATGGCAAGAGATGCTCTTACGAGAGAAGAGTCTTGTGGTGGTCACTTTAGAGAAGAGTACCAAACAGATGAAAACGAAGCTAAGAGAATTGATGATAAGTATTGTCACGTAGCTGCTTGGGAATTCACTGGTGATGACAAAGAGCCAATTAGAAATATTGAAGAGCTAGAATTTGAAAATGTAGCTCTAACACAGAGATCGTACAAGTAG
- a CDS encoding protein-glutamine glutaminase family protein, producing MIKILLLLFISSLSTLAYEVSIEGEGSLKNCSASPDENFIYCKNNKGEDFLLKGDGWEYSAFKRDTSGGYHKVDVYSIYKDSQTLFAARLDMDSFLEERERPKYLGPLHQYINNDRYIYSDFLKEDLKILYSFDNEELKKFYQDSKAEIEARRDALENSFTANQFKASMSDGKELNCKRDNNQCPLLQCGEDAEGNQRVIFKNNSATFIYLESFSFKNGQFSVPNEEVISLSDIDGRELIKFNEAEDKVFSDQMTVPSSFRHNPRLFNAFKAPGQASFISSQISMCSDELKNSIQNLIEKVQEDLNNEVMLQYIALSKGILESNFVNKDSIAGITCHHQGAFYTPEAYQRAQELQAIDGDIITPEQAMDLFKRARAREDIAWNYTFDGCYARAHLMAKMFEDEGVRVDKAWLRGSLQIPGEAKGMTWGYHVAPMVYVRGANGEVKQMIIDPSVSSAPISPSEWAETMGVEFEQTEKVSYPTPSNTSFYNKTSFSVTNTTPYWPEYNERLSEEEKMDMAKSRMIEFGAAPSQSEEWESWQE from the coding sequence GTGATCAAAATACTCTTACTCCTATTTATATCGTCGCTCTCAACACTCGCTTACGAAGTTAGTATCGAGGGAGAGGGAAGCTTGAAGAATTGCTCAGCTTCTCCTGATGAAAACTTTATTTATTGCAAGAATAATAAGGGAGAAGACTTCCTTCTAAAGGGTGATGGTTGGGAATATAGCGCCTTTAAAAGAGACACTAGCGGAGGCTATCACAAGGTAGATGTCTACTCTATTTACAAAGACTCTCAAACTCTCTTCGCAGCAAGGCTTGATATGGATAGCTTTTTAGAAGAAAGGGAAAGACCAAAGTATTTAGGACCACTCCATCAATATATTAATAACGACCGCTATATCTACTCTGACTTTTTAAAAGAAGATCTTAAAATTCTCTATAGCTTTGATAATGAAGAACTTAAAAAATTCTATCAAGACTCAAAGGCTGAAATTGAAGCGAGAAGAGATGCTCTTGAAAATAGCTTTACCGCCAATCAATTTAAAGCTTCCATGAGTGATGGCAAAGAACTTAATTGTAAGCGCGACAATAACCAGTGCCCCCTTCTCCAGTGCGGTGAAGATGCCGAAGGGAATCAAAGAGTTATCTTTAAAAATAATAGCGCGACATTTATCTATCTTGAGTCCTTTAGTTTTAAAAATGGTCAATTCTCAGTTCCTAATGAAGAAGTAATTTCTCTTAGTGATATTGATGGTAGAGAACTTATTAAATTTAATGAAGCTGAAGATAAAGTCTTCTCCGATCAAATGACTGTTCCATCTAGCTTTAGACACAATCCTAGACTCTTTAATGCCTTTAAAGCTCCTGGACAAGCAAGCTTTATCAGCTCACAAATCTCAATGTGTTCAGATGAACTAAAGAACTCAATCCAAAATCTCATCGAGAAAGTTCAAGAAGATTTAAATAATGAAGTTATGCTTCAATATATTGCTCTCTCTAAAGGCATTCTAGAAAGTAACTTCGTCAATAAAGATTCTATTGCGGGAATTACTTGTCACCACCAAGGTGCCTTCTACACTCCAGAAGCCTATCAACGAGCACAAGAACTCCAAGCAATAGATGGAGATATTATAACTCCAGAACAAGCAATGGATCTCTTCAAAAGGGCAAGGGCCAGAGAGGACATCGCTTGGAATTATACTTTTGATGGTTGCTACGCCAGAGCGCACCTGATGGCAAAGATGTTTGAAGATGAGGGAGTAAGAGTAGATAAGGCCTGGCTTAGAGGCTCACTTCAAATTCCAGGAGAGGCCAAGGGGATGACTTGGGGCTATCATGTTGCACCGATGGTCTACGTTCGAGGAGCTAATGGCGAAGTTAAACAAATGATCATAGACCCATCGGTCTCAAGTGCACCTATCTCTCCAAGTGAGTGGGCAGAAACGATGGGAGTAGAGTTTGAGCAAACAGAGAAGGTTTCCTACCCAACTCCATCCAATACATCTTTTTATAATAAAACAAGTTTCAGCGTCACCAATACAACTCCATACTGGCCAGAATACAATGAGCGCCTAAGCGAAGAAGAGAAAATGGATATGGCCAAAAGCAGAATGATCGAATTTGGTGCAGCTCCTTCACAGAGCGAAGAATGGGAGAGCTGGCAAGAATGA
- a CDS encoding MBL fold metallo-hydrolase: protein MQCKREYFCLEPAKFRLDGGAMYGIIPRPLWNKVHPSDEENRIDLALRLILIKDGDKVILIDTGIGDHNPDKFNQRFDVRSKKKPLALALAEIELTPDDVTDLILSHLHFDHIGGIGELVDEKMQPVFKKARCHIHRDHYEYAHAPTDRDAGSFHTKNFDPIVKWYEEQGLMQWHQGEEGEILELSSGALNFKCSHGHTPFLMHPYDENFIYLADLIPTSNHVHIPWVMGYDISPGVTTKDKKEFLKFIYERNLTMIYEHDPKFWGGKLQEENGQYSCQKNFDQIDSMAYKLEF from the coding sequence ATGCAGTGCAAAAGAGAGTATTTCTGTTTAGAACCGGCAAAATTTCGTCTAGATGGCGGGGCCATGTACGGCATTATTCCTCGTCCCCTTTGGAATAAGGTCCATCCAAGTGACGAAGAAAATAGAATTGATCTGGCCCTAAGACTTATCCTTATAAAGGATGGAGATAAAGTTATCCTTATAGATACTGGTATCGGAGATCATAACCCAGATAAATTTAATCAGCGCTTTGACGTTAGATCTAAGAAGAAGCCCTTAGCTCTTGCTCTAGCCGAAATCGAACTCACTCCCGATGATGTGACCGATTTAATTCTTAGCCACCTTCACTTTGATCATATTGGCGGTATTGGCGAGTTGGTTGATGAGAAAATGCAACCAGTCTTTAAAAAAGCAAGATGCCATATTCATAGAGATCACTATGAATATGCTCACGCTCCAACAGATAGAGATGCGGGCTCATTTCACACGAAGAATTTTGACCCCATAGTTAAATGGTATGAGGAGCAAGGTCTTATGCAGTGGCATCAGGGAGAAGAGGGAGAGATTTTAGAGCTCTCATCTGGCGCTCTAAACTTTAAATGCTCCCATGGTCACACTCCATTTCTCATGCACCCCTACGACGAGAACTTTATCTATCTAGCAGATCTTATTCCAACTTCTAATCACGTTCATATCCCTTGGGTCATGGGCTACGATATTAGCCCAGGAGTCACGACTAAGGATAAGAAAGAATTTCTTAAATTTATCTATGAGAGAAATTTAACAATGATCTATGAGCACGATCCAAAGTTTTGGGGAGGAAAGCTTCAAGAAGAGAATGGACAATATAGTTGTCAGAAGAATTTTGATCAAATCGACTCGATGGCCTATAAATTAGAATTCTAA
- the sucD gene encoding succinate--CoA ligase subunit alpha → MAILINRDTKLITVGFTGKQGTFHSLQSRDYGTNFVGGVTPGKGGTVHEGFPVFNTVKEAVDKTEANAAMIMVPPPFAADSILECIDAGMPLVIAITEGIPIVDMVKVKAALKDSNTRLIGPNCPGLITPGECKIGIMPGHIHMPGKVGVVSRSGTLTYEAVFQLTQRDIGQSTCVGIGGDPVNGTNFIDVLELFEKDPDTEAVIMIGEIGGNAETDAGRWIQKNMTKPVVSFIAGASAPAGKRMGHAGAIISGGDDTAEAKFRILEECGVTIARSPAELGHKMEEVLGKK, encoded by the coding sequence ATGGCCATTCTAATTAATAGAGATACAAAATTAATAACTGTTGGTTTCACTGGTAAACAAGGTACTTTCCACTCTCTACAGTCTAGAGACTATGGTACAAACTTTGTTGGTGGTGTAACTCCAGGTAAAGGTGGAACTGTTCATGAAGGTTTCCCAGTATTTAATACTGTTAAAGAAGCTGTAGATAAGACTGAGGCGAACGCTGCCATGATTATGGTACCACCTCCATTTGCTGCAGATTCAATTTTAGAGTGTATCGATGCAGGTATGCCACTCGTGATTGCGATCACTGAAGGGATTCCAATTGTTGATATGGTTAAAGTTAAGGCCGCTCTAAAAGATTCAAATACAAGATTGATTGGTCCTAACTGTCCAGGTCTTATCACTCCGGGTGAGTGTAAGATTGGTATCATGCCAGGTCACATTCACATGCCAGGTAAAGTAGGTGTTGTTTCTCGTTCGGGAACTCTAACTTACGAAGCGGTTTTCCAATTAACTCAAAGAGATATTGGTCAATCTACTTGTGTAGGTATTGGTGGAGACCCAGTTAACGGAACTAACTTCATCGACGTACTTGAGTTATTTGAAAAAGATCCTGATACAGAAGCAGTTATTATGATCGGTGAGATCGGTGGTAATGCTGAAACTGATGCTGGTAGATGGATTCAAAAGAATATGACTAAGCCTGTTGTTTCATTTATTGCTGGTGCTTCTGCTCCTGCAGGGAAGAGAATGGGTCACGCTGGTGCAATCATTTCTGGTGGAGATGATACAGCAGAAGCGAAGTTCAGAATTCTAGAAGAATGTGGTGTAACTATTGCTAGATCACCTGCTGAGCTTGGTCACAAAATGGAAGAAGTTTTAGGTAAGAAATAA
- the ndk gene encoding nucleoside-diphosphate kinase: MERTLSIIKPNAVLDNNIGNIIAKFESEGLRIAAAKLVHLSKEKAEGFYIEHKERPFFGELVSFMTSAPVMIMALEGEGAVDKNREIMGATNPAEAAEGTLRKLYAKSIGENAVHGSDSQASADREINYFFDKNEVLARF; the protein is encoded by the coding sequence ATGGAAAGAACACTAAGTATTATTAAGCCAAATGCTGTACTTGATAACAATATTGGAAATATCATCGCTAAGTTTGAAAGCGAAGGACTAAGAATTGCTGCTGCAAAGCTTGTTCACCTTTCAAAAGAAAAAGCAGAAGGATTCTACATTGAGCACAAAGAGAGACCTTTCTTTGGTGAGCTAGTATCTTTCATGACTTCAGCGCCAGTTATGATTATGGCACTTGAAGGTGAAGGTGCAGTAGATAAGAATAGAGAGATTATGGGAGCAACTAACCCAGCTGAAGCTGCGGAAGGTACTCTTAGAAAGCTTTATGCTAAGTCAATCGGTGAGAACGCTGTTCACGGATCAGACTCTCAAGCATCTGCTGATAGAGAGATTAACTATTTCTTCGATAAAAACGAAGTTTTAGCTAGATTCTAG
- a CDS encoding arginase family protein, which translates to MKEDMKGITEQLSRRGASKLKIKEYMSEEAQSYKNLFILSESDLGVIRNGGRRGSAYGPSAIINTLKKMSTHRDPMCAQFSLRTMGSCSDFSQQQEQDIQKLSTDLKTANLEQTKFWHLGAGHDHVYPYLKWISQSSKKILIINIDAHLDTRVDELPHSGTPFRQFANDFDGDLEILQLGIHDFANELSNYNELKSAKMTILSMAQIKNESANFSNISGLLDKYIQSPEEYKVVLSLDCDAICAEQMEAVSAVNHHGLDIDTVREIFSWYFSLAQKEKYCGIYEYNPIYDNLSNKGARVLSSLIQPFL; encoded by the coding sequence ATGAAAGAAGATATGAAAGGAATAACAGAACAACTCTCCAGAAGAGGCGCAAGTAAACTCAAAATTAAAGAATATATGAGTGAAGAAGCTCAATCATATAAGAACCTCTTTATTCTCAGTGAATCTGATCTCGGAGTCATCAGAAATGGTGGAAGACGAGGAAGTGCATATGGCCCTTCGGCCATCATAAATACTCTAAAAAAAATGTCTACTCATCGAGATCCAATGTGTGCACAGTTCTCACTAAGAACGATGGGCTCTTGTTCGGATTTTTCACAGCAGCAAGAACAAGATATACAAAAGTTAAGCACGGATCTTAAAACAGCAAATCTTGAACAAACTAAGTTTTGGCACCTAGGTGCTGGCCACGACCATGTTTACCCATATCTTAAATGGATATCGCAAAGCTCTAAGAAAATTCTTATTATCAATATAGATGCTCACCTAGATACCAGAGTTGACGAACTTCCCCACTCAGGAACTCCTTTTAGGCAATTTGCAAATGACTTTGATGGTGATTTAGAAATACTTCAACTAGGTATTCACGACTTTGCCAATGAGCTTAGTAACTATAATGAGTTAAAGAGCGCTAAGATGACCATCCTAAGTATGGCCCAAATTAAAAATGAAAGTGCGAATTTTAGTAATATCTCTGGGTTACTAGATAAGTATATTCAGTCTCCAGAGGAGTATAAAGTCGTCCTCAGTCTAGATTGTGACGCAATTTGCGCAGAGCAAATGGAGGCCGTAAGTGCTGTTAATCATCACGGACTAGATATTGATACAGTGAGAGAAATCTTCTCTTGGTACTTTTCACTTGCCCAAAAAGAAAAATATTGTGGGATTTATGAATACAATCCTATCTATGACAATCTATCCAATAAGGGAGCAAGAGTCTTAAGCTCGCTGATTCAACCATTTCTCTGA